One Streptomyces sp. V4I8 genomic window carries:
- a CDS encoding RidA family protein — MTSDAVRRVQSGSPWEESFGFARAVAAGDRVLVAGTTSFKGDVLYGEGDPYEQANVAFTHAVEALGEFGLGVESVIRTRMYLTHARDVDAVGRAHKEFFDTVRPVSTLLVVEGFVDSRILVEVEIEAFRGR, encoded by the coding sequence ATGACGTCCGATGCCGTACGGCGCGTGCAGAGCGGAAGTCCCTGGGAAGAGTCCTTCGGTTTCGCACGCGCCGTGGCGGCGGGTGATCGTGTGCTGGTGGCGGGCACGACGTCCTTCAAGGGGGACGTGCTGTACGGCGAGGGCGACCCGTACGAGCAGGCCAACGTGGCCTTCACCCACGCGGTCGAGGCGCTGGGCGAGTTCGGGCTCGGCGTCGAGTCCGTCATCCGGACCCGGATGTACCTGACCCACGCGCGCGACGTGGACGCCGTGGGCCGCGCCCACAAGGAGTTCTTCGACACGGTGCGCCCGGTCTCGACGTTGCTCGTCGTGGAGGGTTTCGTGGACTCGCGCATCCTGGTCGAAGTGGAAATAGAAGCATTCAGAGGACGTTAG
- the priA gene encoding bifunctional 1-(5-phosphoribosyl)-5-((5-phosphoribosylamino)methylideneamino)imidazole-4-carboxamide isomerase/phosphoribosylanthranilate isomerase PriA translates to MAKLELLPAVDVRDGQAVRLVHGESGTETSYGSPLEAALAWQRSGAEWLHLVDLDAAFGTGDNRELIAEVAKAMDIKVELSGGIRDDASLAAALATGCTRVNLGTAALETPEWVAKVIAEHGDKIAVGLDVRGTTLRGRGWTRDGGDLYETLERLNNEGCARYVVTDIAKDGTLQGPNLELLKNVCAATDRPVVASGGVSSLDDLRAIAELVPLGVEGSIVGKALYAKAFTLEEALEVVSS, encoded by the coding sequence ATGGCCAAGCTCGAACTCCTCCCCGCCGTCGACGTCCGCGACGGCCAGGCCGTCCGCCTCGTGCACGGCGAGTCCGGCACCGAGACCTCCTACGGCTCCCCGCTGGAGGCCGCCCTCGCCTGGCAGCGGTCGGGCGCCGAGTGGCTGCACCTGGTCGACCTGGACGCCGCCTTCGGCACCGGCGACAACCGCGAGCTGATCGCCGAGGTCGCCAAGGCGATGGACATCAAGGTCGAGCTGTCCGGCGGCATCCGCGACGACGCCTCCCTGGCCGCCGCGCTCGCCACCGGCTGCACGCGCGTGAACCTCGGTACGGCCGCCCTGGAGACCCCCGAGTGGGTCGCCAAGGTCATCGCCGAGCACGGCGACAAGATCGCCGTCGGCCTCGACGTACGCGGCACGACCCTGCGCGGCCGCGGCTGGACCCGTGACGGCGGCGACCTCTACGAGACGCTGGAGCGCCTCAACAACGAGGGCTGCGCGCGCTACGTGGTCACGGACATCGCCAAGGACGGCACGCTCCAGGGCCCGAACCTGGAGCTGCTGAAGAACGTCTGCGCGGCGACGGACCGCCCGGTGGTCGCCTCCGGCGGCGTCTCGTCCCTGGACGACCTGCGGGCCATCGCCGAGCTGGTCCCGCTCGGTGTCGAGGGCTCCATCGTCGGGAAGGCCCTGTACGCGAAGGCGTTCACCCTGGAAGAGGCCCTGGAGGTTGTCTCGTCATGA
- the hisH gene encoding imidazole glycerol phosphate synthase subunit HisH, whose protein sequence is MELSSGVKKVVVFDYGFGNVRSAERALARAGADVEITRDFDKAMNADGLLVPGVGAFAACMQGLKEARGDWVVERRLSGGRPVMGICVGMQILFARGIEHGVETEGMGEWPGSVEPLQADIVPHMGWNTVDAPAGSELFAGLDADARFYFVHSYAVHDWTLETENPVMTAPQVTWSTHGKPFVAAVENGALWATQFHPEKSGDAGAQLLTNWIGTL, encoded by the coding sequence GTGGAATTGAGCAGCGGCGTGAAGAAGGTCGTGGTCTTCGACTACGGCTTCGGCAATGTGCGGTCGGCCGAACGCGCCCTCGCGCGCGCGGGGGCCGACGTCGAGATCACCCGTGACTTCGACAAGGCCATGAACGCCGACGGTCTGCTGGTGCCGGGCGTCGGTGCCTTCGCCGCCTGCATGCAGGGCCTGAAGGAGGCCCGCGGCGACTGGGTCGTCGAGCGGCGGCTGTCCGGCGGGCGCCCGGTGATGGGCATCTGCGTCGGCATGCAGATCCTCTTCGCGCGCGGCATCGAGCACGGCGTGGAGACCGAGGGCATGGGCGAGTGGCCGGGCTCGGTCGAGCCGCTCCAGGCCGACATCGTGCCCCACATGGGCTGGAACACCGTCGACGCGCCGGCCGGCTCCGAGCTGTTCGCCGGCCTGGACGCGGACGCGCGCTTCTACTTCGTGCACTCCTACGCCGTCCACGACTGGACCCTGGAGACCGAGAACCCGGTGATGACCGCACCGCAGGTCACCTGGTCGACGCACGGCAAGCCCTTCGTGGCCGCCGTGGAGAACGGCGCCCTGTGGGCCACGCAGTTCCACCCCGAGAAGTCCGGCGACGCCGGAGCGCAGCTGCTCACCAACTGGATCGGAACCCTGTAG
- the hisB gene encoding imidazoleglycerol-phosphate dehydratase HisB — protein MNRVGRIERVTKETSVLVEIDLDGSGKVDVSTGVGFYDHMLDQLGRHGLFDLTVKTEGDLHIDSHHTIEDTALALGAAFKQALGDKVGIYRFGNCTVPLDESLAQVTVDLSGRPYLVHTEPENMAPMIGEYDTTMTRHILESFVAQAQIALHVHVPYGRNAHHIVECQFKALARALRYASERDPRAAGILPSTKGAL, from the coding sequence ATGAACCGCGTAGGCCGCATAGAGCGGGTGACGAAGGAGACCTCGGTCCTCGTCGAGATCGACCTCGACGGATCCGGCAAGGTCGATGTGTCGACCGGCGTCGGCTTCTACGACCACATGCTCGACCAGCTCGGCCGCCACGGCCTCTTCGACCTCACGGTCAAGACCGAGGGCGACCTGCACATCGACTCCCACCACACCATCGAGGACACCGCGCTCGCGCTGGGCGCCGCCTTCAAGCAGGCCCTCGGTGACAAGGTGGGGATCTACCGCTTCGGCAACTGCACGGTCCCGCTGGACGAGTCCCTCGCCCAGGTCACCGTCGACCTGTCCGGCCGCCCGTACCTCGTGCACACCGAGCCCGAGAACATGGCGCCGATGATCGGCGAGTACGACACCACGATGACCCGGCACATCCTGGAGTCCTTCGTCGCCCAGGCCCAGATCGCGCTGCACGTGCACGTGCCCTACGGGCGCAACGCCCACCACATCGTGGAGTGCCAGTTCAAGGCGCTGGCGCGCGCCCTGCGGTACGCCTCCGAGCGTGACCCGCGCGCGGCGGGCATCCTTCCCTCCACGAAGGGTGCGCTGTAA
- a CDS encoding histidinol-phosphate transaminase, which yields MNDVRIDDLPVRDELRGKSPYGAPQLDVPVRLNTNENPYPLPEPLVERITERVREAARNLNRYPDRDAVELRTQLAKYLTDTSGHEVGLANVWAANGSNEVIQQLLQTFGGPGRTAIGFEPSYSMHGLISRGTGTGWISGPRNEDFTIDLAAAEKAIAEHRPDVVFITTPNNPTGTAVPPETVRALYEAAQAAKPSMVVVDEAYIEFSHGDSLLPLLEGRPNLVVSRTMSKAFGAAGLRLGYLAAHPAVVDAVQLVRLPYHLSAVTQATALAALEHTGTLLKYVEQLKAERDRLVTELLAIGYEVTASDANFVQFGRFDDAHTVWQRILDRGVLVRDNGVPGWLRVTAGTPEENDAFLDAVRELKKEQSA from the coding sequence GTGAACGACGTACGTATCGACGATCTCCCCGTACGGGACGAGCTGCGCGGCAAGTCCCCTTACGGCGCGCCCCAGTTGGACGTCCCCGTACGGCTGAACACCAACGAGAACCCCTACCCGCTGCCCGAGCCGCTGGTCGAGCGGATCACCGAGCGGGTGCGGGAGGCGGCCCGGAACCTCAACCGGTACCCGGACCGCGACGCGGTCGAGCTGCGCACCCAGCTCGCCAAGTACCTGACCGACACCTCCGGCCACGAGGTCGGCCTGGCCAACGTCTGGGCCGCCAACGGCTCCAACGAGGTCATCCAGCAGCTGCTGCAGACCTTCGGCGGACCCGGCCGTACGGCCATCGGCTTCGAGCCGTCGTACTCGATGCACGGGCTCATCTCGCGCGGCACCGGCACGGGCTGGATCTCCGGCCCGCGCAACGAGGACTTCACCATCGACCTCGCCGCCGCCGAGAAGGCCATCGCCGAGCACCGGCCGGACGTCGTGTTCATCACCACCCCCAACAACCCCACGGGCACCGCGGTCCCGCCCGAGACCGTCCGCGCGCTGTACGAGGCCGCGCAGGCGGCGAAGCCGTCGATGGTCGTGGTCGACGAGGCGTACATCGAGTTCAGCCACGGCGACTCGCTGCTGCCGCTGCTCGAAGGCCGGCCGAATCTCGTCGTCTCCCGCACGATGTCCAAGGCCTTCGGCGCCGCCGGCCTGCGCCTCGGCTATCTCGCCGCGCACCCGGCGGTCGTGGACGCCGTCCAGCTCGTACGGCTTCCCTACCATCTGTCGGCCGTCACCCAGGCGACCGCGCTGGCCGCCCTGGAGCACACCGGCACGCTGCTCAAGTACGTCGAGCAGCTGAAGGCGGAGCGGGACCGGCTGGTCACCGAACTGCTGGCGATCGGCTACGAGGTCACCGCTTCGGACGCCAACTTCGTGCAGTTCGGGCGGTTCGACGACGCCCACACCGTCTGGCAGCGGATCCTCGACCGGGGGGTCCTGGTCCGGGACAACGGCGTGCCGGGCTGGTTGCGGGTGACCGCCGGAACCCCCGAAGAGAACGACGCGTTCCTCGACGCGGTACGTGAGTTGAAGAAGGAGCAAAGCGCATGA
- the hisD gene encoding histidinol dehydrogenase, which produces MISRIDLRGDALPEGPALRDLLPRADFDVSAALEKVRPICEAVHHRGDAALIDFAEKFDGVRLDQVRVPAEALTRALEELAPAVRAALEESIRRARLVHREQRRTTHTTQVVPGGSVTEKWVPVDRVGLYAPGGRSVYPSSVIMNVVPAQEAGVESIALASPAQAEFGGLPHPTILAACALLGVDEVYAAGGATAVAMFAYGTESCPPANMVTGPGNIWVAAAKRYFTGKVGIDAEAGPTEIAVLADSTADPVHVASDLISQAEHDPLAAAVLVTDSVELADAVEKELEPQVAATKHIDDRIVPALKGRQSAIVLVDGVDEGLKVVDAYGAEHLEIQTADAGAVADRVRNAGAVFIGPWAPVSLGDYAAGSNHVLPTGGCACHSSGLSVQSFLRGIHIVDYTKDALAEVAHHVVTLAEAEDLPAHGAAIKARFDWKVPTSK; this is translated from the coding sequence GTGATCTCCCGAATCGATCTGCGCGGCGACGCCCTTCCCGAGGGCCCCGCCCTGCGCGACCTGCTGCCCCGAGCCGACTTCGATGTCTCGGCCGCCCTGGAGAAGGTGCGTCCGATCTGCGAGGCCGTGCATCATCGGGGCGACGCGGCGCTGATCGACTTCGCCGAGAAGTTCGACGGGGTCAGGCTCGACCAGGTGCGGGTGCCCGCCGAAGCGCTCACGCGCGCGTTGGAGGAGCTCGCCCCGGCCGTGCGCGCGGCCCTGGAGGAGTCCATCCGCCGCGCCCGTCTCGTCCACCGCGAGCAGCGCCGTACGACGCACACGACCCAGGTCGTGCCGGGCGGCAGCGTGACCGAGAAGTGGGTGCCGGTCGACCGTGTCGGGCTGTACGCGCCCGGCGGACGGTCCGTCTACCCGTCCTCCGTGATCATGAATGTGGTCCCCGCTCAGGAGGCCGGCGTCGAGTCGATCGCGCTCGCCTCCCCGGCCCAGGCCGAGTTCGGTGGCCTGCCGCACCCGACGATCCTCGCCGCGTGCGCGTTGCTCGGCGTCGACGAGGTGTACGCCGCCGGGGGCGCCACCGCCGTCGCGATGTTCGCGTACGGCACCGAGTCCTGCCCGCCCGCCAACATGGTCACCGGCCCCGGCAACATCTGGGTCGCCGCCGCCAAGCGCTACTTCACCGGCAAGGTCGGCATCGACGCCGAGGCGGGCCCGACCGAGATCGCGGTCCTGGCCGACTCCACCGCCGACCCGGTGCACGTTGCCTCCGACCTGATCAGCCAGGCCGAGCACGACCCGCTGGCCGCAGCCGTCCTGGTCACCGACTCCGTGGAGCTCGCGGACGCGGTGGAGAAGGAGCTGGAGCCGCAGGTCGCGGCCACCAAGCACATCGACGACCGCATCGTGCCCGCCCTCAAGGGCAGGCAGTCCGCGATCGTCCTGGTCGACGGCGTCGACGAGGGCCTGAAGGTCGTGGACGCGTACGGCGCCGAGCACCTGGAGATCCAGACGGCCGACGCCGGGGCCGTGGCCGACCGGGTGCGCAACGCCGGCGCCGTCTTCATCGGCCCGTGGGCGCCGGTCTCGCTCGGCGACTACGCCGCCGGCTCCAACCACGTGCTGCCCACCGGCGGCTGCGCCTGCCACTCCTCGGGCCTGTCCGTCCAGTCCTTCCTGCGCGGCATCCACATCGTCGACTACACGAAGGACGCGCTGGCCGAGGTCGCGCATCACGTGGTCACGCTGGCGGAGGCGGAGGATCTGCCGGCGCACGGCGCGGCGATCAAGGCGCGGTTCGACTGGAAGGTTCCGACGAGCAAGTGA
- a CDS encoding oxidoreductase, with translation MTEGAGLRDGDLPDGLPNDLTAAELGMWQAFRNGSVYDLSSGDTVVDDPHGGHPWGDDRTVRARIICWLLLDGPPALAGRVSSLKLVGVRISDTMDLAGGTVVPYVEMRGCRFDREIRLPEAHFTTVRLVDCAVPRLEAARVHTEGDLHLPRCRFHNGIRLTDAQIGTDLLLNQAIVYRDRSGRSIAADGISVGQDLQAEMLESHGELSLRGASIGVSLGLRGARLVNPYTRLALNAPQLTVGRTLYLTPAGVGSPLLSGRTPARGTRIQRFQCQGGVRLDDGRFGDAVDLERARFTFTDEQELSLRRIQTPELRFLGERPERGGVVLSGARVVNLMDRADAWPGPGLLHMGGFTYENLVPRGPFPLERRLEWVTAATAEYNPEPYERLAAVLRAGGEDEDAREVLLAKQRRRRETLPPAAKLWGYAQDWMVAYGYRPGRAAVWMAVLWAAGSVAFTYADHPPIKGGEHPTWNPPLFALDLLLPVIDLGQVGFWQLSGAWQWLAAAMILLGWILATTVATGATRTLRRN, from the coding sequence GTGACCGAAGGTGCCGGCCTCCGTGACGGAGACCTGCCGGACGGCCTGCCGAACGACCTGACCGCCGCCGAACTCGGCATGTGGCAGGCCTTCCGCAACGGCAGCGTGTACGACCTGAGCAGCGGCGACACCGTCGTCGACGATCCGCACGGCGGCCATCCCTGGGGAGACGACCGCACCGTACGCGCGCGGATCATCTGCTGGCTGCTGCTGGACGGCCCGCCCGCCCTCGCGGGCCGCGTGTCGTCACTGAAGCTCGTCGGCGTGCGGATCAGCGACACGATGGACCTCGCGGGCGGCACGGTGGTGCCGTACGTCGAGATGCGCGGCTGCCGCTTCGACCGGGAGATCCGGCTGCCGGAGGCCCACTTCACGACCGTACGGCTGGTGGACTGCGCGGTGCCGCGCCTGGAGGCCGCCCGGGTGCACACCGAGGGTGATCTGCATCTGCCGCGCTGCCGCTTCCACAACGGCATCCGGCTCACCGACGCCCAGATCGGCACCGATCTGCTGCTCAACCAGGCCATCGTCTACCGCGACCGCAGCGGCCGCTCCATCGCCGCGGACGGCATCAGCGTCGGCCAGGACCTGCAGGCCGAGATGCTGGAGTCGCACGGCGAGCTGAGTCTGCGCGGCGCCAGCATCGGCGTGTCGCTGGGCCTGCGGGGCGCGCGGCTGGTGAACCCGTACACGCGGCTCGCGCTGAACGCGCCCCAGCTGACCGTCGGGCGCACGCTGTATCTGACCCCGGCGGGCGTCGGCAGCCCGCTGCTGAGCGGCCGTACTCCCGCACGCGGGACGCGTATCCAGCGCTTCCAGTGCCAGGGCGGGGTGCGGCTGGACGACGGGCGGTTCGGGGACGCGGTCGACCTGGAGCGGGCCCGGTTCACCTTCACCGACGAGCAGGAGCTGTCGCTGCGCCGCATCCAGACGCCCGAGCTGCGCTTCCTGGGCGAGCGCCCGGAGCGCGGCGGGGTGGTGCTGTCGGGGGCGCGGGTCGTCAACCTGATGGACCGGGCGGACGCCTGGCCCGGCCCGGGGCTGCTGCACATGGGCGGCTTCACCTACGAGAACCTCGTGCCGCGCGGCCCGTTCCCGCTGGAACGGCGGCTGGAGTGGGTGACCGCCGCGACGGCCGAGTACAACCCGGAGCCGTACGAGCGGCTGGCCGCCGTGCTGCGGGCCGGCGGTGAGGACGAGGACGCGCGCGAGGTGCTGCTCGCCAAGCAGCGCCGCCGCCGCGAGACGCTGCCGCCCGCGGCCAAGCTGTGGGGCTACGCGCAGGACTGGATGGTCGCCTACGGCTATCGGCCGGGCCGCGCGGCCGTCTGGATGGCGGTGCTGTGGGCGGCGGGCTCGGTGGCCTTCACCTACGCCGATCACCCGCCGATCAAGGGCGGCGAGCACCCGACGTGGAACCCTCCCCTCTTCGCCCTCGACCTGCTGCTGCCGGTCATCGACCTGGGCCAGGTCGGGTTCTGGCAGCTGAGCGGCGCCTGGCAGTGGCTGGCCGCGGCGATGATCCTGCTGGGCTGGATACTGGCGACGACGGTGGCGACGGGCGCGACGCGCACGCTGCGCCGGAACTGA
- a CDS encoding LON peptidase substrate-binding domain-containing protein, with the protein MTVRLPLFPLNSVLFPGLVLPLNVFEERYRAMMRDLLKTPEEEPRRFAVVAIRDGHEVAQSAPGMPDPTSVPERGPAAGFGADPVKAFHGVGCVADAATIREGADGTFEVLATGTTRVRLLSVDASGPFLTAELEELPEEPGDEAGALAEGVLRSFRQYQKRLAGARERSLSTTADLPDQPSVVSYLVAAAMMLDTPTKQRLLQSPDTASRLRDELKLLRAETSIIRTLPSLPASDLTRGPTSLN; encoded by the coding sequence GTGACCGTCCGTCTTCCGCTCTTTCCCCTGAACTCGGTGCTGTTCCCGGGACTCGTGCTGCCGCTGAACGTCTTCGAGGAGCGCTATCGCGCCATGATGCGCGACCTGCTGAAGACCCCCGAGGAGGAGCCGCGCCGTTTCGCCGTCGTGGCGATCCGCGACGGCCACGAGGTGGCCCAGAGCGCCCCCGGCATGCCGGACCCCACCTCCGTGCCCGAGCGCGGCCCCGCGGCGGGCTTCGGCGCCGACCCGGTCAAGGCCTTCCACGGGGTGGGCTGTGTGGCGGACGCGGCGACGATCCGGGAAGGGGCCGACGGCACCTTCGAGGTGCTGGCGACGGGAACGACCCGGGTACGCCTGCTCTCGGTGGACGCGTCGGGCCCGTTCCTGACGGCGGAGCTGGAGGAACTCCCGGAGGAGCCGGGCGACGAGGCGGGAGCCCTGGCCGAAGGGGTGCTGCGCTCGTTCCGCCAGTACCAGAAGCGCCTGGCGGGCGCCCGCGAACGCAGTCTGTCCACGACGGCCGACCTCCCCGACCAGCCCTCGGTCGTCTCCTACCTGGTCGCGGCCGCGATGATGCTGGACACCCCGACGAAGCAGCGCCTGCTCCAGTCCCCCGACACCGCCTCCCGCCTGCGCGACGAGCTGAAACTCCTGCGCGCCGAGACCTCGATCATCCGTACGCTGCCGTCGCTCCCGGCGTCGGACCTGACGCGCGGCCCGACGAGTCTGAACTGA
- the ybaK gene encoding Cys-tRNA(Pro) deacylase → MAKKSKKTQQQSGGGTPATVALSAAGVEYTIHAYDHDPAHPSYGEEAAEAMGVSPDRVFKTLVADVDGTLTVAVVPVAGQLDLKALASAVHGKRAAMADPALAERTTGYVRGGISPLGQRKRLPTVLDASASAHPTICVSAGRRGLEVELSPDDLTNLTNATLAPIGRA, encoded by the coding sequence ATGGCGAAGAAGTCCAAGAAGACCCAGCAGCAATCGGGCGGCGGCACTCCCGCGACCGTGGCGCTGTCAGCCGCGGGCGTCGAGTACACGATCCACGCCTACGACCACGACCCCGCCCACCCGTCCTACGGCGAGGAGGCCGCGGAGGCGATGGGCGTCTCCCCCGACAGGGTCTTCAAGACCCTCGTGGCCGACGTGGACGGCACCCTCACCGTGGCGGTGGTCCCGGTCGCCGGCCAGCTCGACCTCAAGGCCCTGGCGTCCGCGGTCCACGGCAAGCGCGCCGCGATGGCCGACCCGGCCCTGGCCGAACGCACCACGGGCTACGTCCGGGGCGGCATCTCCCCCCTGGGCCAGCGCAAGAGACTCCCCACGGTCCTGGACGCCTCGGCCTCCGCCCACCCCACGATCTGCGTCTCAGCCGGCCGCCGCGGCCTGGAGGTCGAACTCTCCCCCGACGACCTGACCAACCTCACGAACGCGACCCTGGCCCCCATCGGACGCGCGTGA
- a CDS encoding AAA family ATPase, translating to MTAPLTPPPPPRDQSPNHAWQPPAAGHAGSAPHDAGYDAPPGAQGPQGSHGTYGISGSYGDGSYGQDGPGMKTEVREAAVVAVVVAVFGALLGVLWWRLAPSVPLVGDVVDKSWVVYFKDSEGEQAVGVDGTFTLLALAFGLVSAVAVFLWRRRGGVPLVVALAVGGFLGALLAWRVGVWLGPTEDVIGHAKEAGKGVTFSAPLKLGAKGALLAWPLGALVVHLGLTALFGPRDVDPYQLPQPPAGQQGPYGPPPA from the coding sequence GTGACCGCTCCGCTGACTCCGCCGCCGCCCCCGCGTGACCAGTCCCCGAACCATGCCTGGCAGCCGCCCGCCGCCGGGCACGCGGGTTCCGCCCCGCATGACGCCGGGTACGACGCCCCGCCCGGGGCACAAGGCCCGCAGGGCTCGCACGGTACGTACGGCATATCCGGCTCGTACGGTGACGGCTCGTACGGACAGGACGGTCCTGGAATGAAGACCGAGGTGCGAGAGGCCGCCGTGGTCGCGGTCGTGGTGGCGGTCTTCGGGGCGCTGCTCGGGGTGCTGTGGTGGCGGCTGGCGCCGAGTGTGCCGCTGGTCGGGGATGTCGTCGACAAGAGCTGGGTCGTCTACTTCAAGGACTCCGAGGGGGAGCAGGCTGTCGGGGTGGACGGAACGTTCACTCTGCTCGCGCTCGCGTTCGGGCTGGTGAGCGCGGTTGCCGTGTTTCTGTGGCGGCGGCGTGGGGGTGTGCCGCTGGTGGTGGCGCTCGCTGTCGGGGGGTTTCTCGGGGCGCTGCTGGCCTGGCGGGTGGGGGTGTGGCTCGGGCCCACGGAGGATGTGATCGGGCACGCGAAGGAAGCGGGCAAGGGGGTTACGTTCTCGGCGCCGTTGAAGCTGGGGGCGAAGGGGGCGTTGCTGGCCTGGCCGCTGGGGGCGTTGGTGGTTCATCTCGGGCTGACGGCGTTGTTCGGGCCTCGGGATGTGGATCCGTATCAGCTGCCTCAGCCTCCGGCGGGGCAGCAGGGGCCGTACGGGCCGCCGCCGGCGTAG
- a CDS encoding ABC transporter permease, producing MSVVPAEVLPGSALAVDEAARPAAAELGPRARLWPSLCAVYRAQLSRARVARIPLLFVATFQSIGIMILMRGVVDGGAEAQAVVAGSSVLVVAFVALNLLAQYFGQLRASGGLDHYATLPVPPAAVVLGAAGAYASFTVPGTVVTAVFGCVLFGLPVTHLWVLVAVIPLAGAALAGLGAALGLLAPRPELATLLGQLGMSAALLLGVLPADRMPEVVRFARDLLPSTYGVEAFARTFGPHPDWAFVLGDLAVCGVVGVVSLGVATWAYRRAAVR from the coding sequence GTGAGTGTCGTACCCGCCGAGGTTCTGCCGGGCAGCGCCCTGGCCGTGGACGAGGCGGCCCGCCCGGCCGCCGCCGAGCTCGGGCCGCGGGCGCGGCTGTGGCCGTCGCTGTGCGCCGTCTACCGGGCGCAGCTGTCCCGGGCGCGGGTCGCGCGCATCCCGCTGCTGTTCGTGGCCACCTTCCAGTCGATCGGGATCATGATCCTGATGCGCGGGGTCGTGGACGGCGGGGCCGAGGCGCAGGCCGTGGTGGCCGGGTCGTCGGTGCTCGTCGTGGCCTTCGTCGCGCTGAACCTGCTCGCGCAGTACTTCGGGCAGCTGCGGGCCAGCGGCGGGCTCGACCACTACGCCACGCTGCCGGTGCCGCCCGCGGCGGTGGTGCTGGGGGCGGCGGGGGCGTACGCCTCCTTCACCGTGCCGGGGACCGTGGTCACGGCCGTCTTCGGGTGTGTGCTGTTCGGGCTGCCGGTGACGCATCTGTGGGTGCTCGTCGCGGTGATCCCGCTGGCGGGCGCCGCGCTCGCCGGGCTGGGGGCGGCCCTCGGGCTGCTCGCGCCGCGGCCGGAACTGGCCACGCTGCTCGGGCAGTTGGGCATGTCCGCGGCCCTGCTGCTGGGCGTGCTGCCGGCCGACCGGATGCCGGAGGTGGTCCGCTTCGCGCGGGATCTGCTGCCCTCGACGTACGGCGTCGAAGCCTTCGCGCGGACCTTCGGACCGCACCCCGACTGGGCGTTCGTGCTCGGGGACCTGGCCGTGTGCGGGGTGGTCGGCGTCGTCTCGCTGGGCGTCGCCACCTGGGCGTACCGCCGGGCGGCCGTCCGGTGA
- a CDS encoding ABC transporter ATP-binding protein: MCSVRGLTKTYPAVRGRRGAPGTPEVRATDDVRLDIRRGEIFGLLGPNGAGKTTLVRQLTGLMRPDRGSVEILGHDIVRHPERAARILAYLGQESTALDELTVSLAAETTGRLRGLDVRQARAERDAVLDELGLGPLAGRPIKKLSGGQRRLACFAAALVGERPLLVLDEPTTAMDPVARRAVWSAVDRRRAERATTVLLVTHNVIEAETVLDRVAVLDRGRVIACDTPSGLKERVAGEVRVELLWRDRAPLDVPEVAALRDRVVESGRRWTLRLAPEEARAVVATVTGGAAFAALDDFTLATPSLEDVYLALGGAAQQGLVKA; encoded by the coding sequence GTGTGCTCGGTGCGCGGACTGACCAAGACCTATCCGGCCGTCCGAGGGCGGCGTGGAGCGCCCGGGACGCCCGAGGTGCGGGCCACCGACGACGTACGGCTGGACATCCGCCGCGGCGAGATCTTCGGCCTGCTCGGCCCGAACGGCGCCGGCAAGACGACCCTCGTACGGCAGCTCACCGGGCTGATGCGGCCCGATCGCGGCAGCGTGGAGATCCTCGGGCACGACATCGTGCGGCACCCGGAGCGGGCCGCGCGCATCCTCGCCTACCTCGGACAGGAGTCGACCGCCCTCGACGAACTGACCGTGTCGCTGGCCGCCGAGACGACCGGGCGGCTGCGCGGCCTGGACGTGCGGCAGGCGCGGGCCGAACGGGACGCCGTACTCGACGAGCTGGGCCTCGGGCCGCTCGCCGGGCGGCCGATCAAGAAGCTGTCCGGCGGGCAGCGGCGGCTGGCCTGCTTCGCCGCCGCGCTGGTCGGGGAGCGGCCGCTGCTCGTGCTCGACGAGCCGACCACCGCCATGGACCCGGTGGCCCGGCGGGCCGTGTGGTCGGCCGTGGACCGGCGGCGGGCCGAGCGCGCCACGACCGTACTGCTCGTCACCCATAACGTCATCGAGGCCGAGACCGTGCTCGACCGGGTCGCGGTGCTCGACCGCGGGCGCGTGATCGCCTGTGACACGCCGTCCGGGCTCAAGGAGCGGGTCGCCGGCGAGGTGCGGGTCGAGCTGCTGTGGCGGGACCGGGCTCCCCTGGACGTGCCCGAGGTCGCCGCGTTGCGGGACCGGGTCGTGGAGTCCGGGCGGCGCTGGACGCTGCGGCTCGCCCCGGAAGAGGCCCGCGCGGTCGTCGCCACCGTCACCGGCGGGGCCGCGTTCGCCGCGCTGGACGACTTCACGCTCGCCACGCCCAGCCTGGAGGATGTCTATCTGGCGCTGGGCGGGGCCGCACAGCAGGGGCTGGTGAAGGCTTGA